Part of the Chrysiogenia bacterium genome, CGTCGCAGGCAGCGGCGGCCGAGCGGGAACTGTTCGAGGTGGCGCTGACCGACAAAAAATTGATCGTGGCTTCTTTGCCGCCGGGGATGTGGGGCGAGGGATGCATTACATGCTCCACCGCGCTGCGCGGGAGCAAGGTGCTCGAAATTACTTGCGAAAGTGACGAGGCGCCGCCTCGTGAACAGTGGCGGCCACATCTGGCGCGCGCGGTGGATCGCGACGTGGTAGTCGTGTCTGTGAGGCATCTCACAGTGATTCCCGAGCCGGCAGTGGTGGAATTGGCAGCGTTGATCGCCGGAGGGAAAAAAGTCGTGATTCTCGCTTACGAGAGCCAGAAACCCGGAGGTGCCCTGCTTGAACTCTGCAGGGAACTCGGGCAAGGCGCGCGAATGCTGCGCCTGTCCGAGCAACTCGACCGGGAAGAAGACATCCGCGCCTGGCTTGAACGATTGCTGCGAAACAAGAACATCGAAAGAAATCTGGATGCGACGCTTGCGCCGGAGGTGCTCCAGTCCCTGCTGGAGATGGACTGGGCGCAGGACGGCGTGGTGCTCACGCAGCTTCTGGAGTGTTCTCTTTCAGAGAACACTTAATGGCCCGTTCGGGCCAATATTGATTGCTAGCCCGACAGGAGGAAACTCATAATGAAGCTACTTCAGGCAAACACGGTCGTAATAACCAATGGGTATCTTGAAATTGAATAGCATCCGCCGGGGGGGCCAAAGCGACAAGCGCGAGCGCCTGCGACTGGCGCTCTTCCCCGGCGGGGAGACACTGATCGGGCGGCTGATTGCCGTGCTGGAGGCCGGCGGCTTTCAGGTCTCGCGCGATAGCAGCCTGCGCAGCGATGCGATCATGGGCTCGGACGGGGAGATTGCGACAAACATCGTCGAGATCACCGAACACAGCCCCGCGGGAGAGAATGCCAGCGATCCCGGGGCCAGGGTGCGGCCGATTTCGCTTTCCCTGGCCGATGCCGAAGCCACGCACATCCGCCGCGTGGTGGAGCTATGCAACGGCAACCGCACGAAAGCCGCCGCCGCATTGGGGGTCGCCCGCTCGACCCTGATCCGCAAGCTCCACGAAATCGAAGTCCGCGAAAAGCACAGCAGCGAAAGCTGACCTGCGGGGCCACCCGACCCGCAAGCCCGTTTTCGGGCACAAACCCTCCAAAGAATTGTCATTCCGCAAAACCTCCGTTCGATGCTAAGTTCGCAGCAGTGCGCCCCCGAGCCTGAGGGAGCCGGGCGGGCCTCAACAGCGAATGGGTCTTCTGCTTACCTACATTGGCGCGGCATTGGTCGTATCGTTCCTCTGTTCAATTCTGGAGGCGGTGCTTCTCAGCCTGACGCCCTCCTACATTGCGACGCTGGAAAACCGGGGGAACGCAGCCGGCGCGAAGCTGCGCGCGCTCAAGGAAGACATCGACCGCCCGCTGGCCGCGATTCTGACACTCAACACAATTGCCAACACGGTGGGCGCCTCGGGCGCGGGTGCGCAGGCGCTTCATCTTTTTGGTGAGGGCTCGGTGGCAATCGTTTCGGCGGCGCTGACGTTTGCAATTCTCGTGGGCTCGGAAATCATTCCCAAGACCCTGGGTGCCGTCTATTGGAAGCCGCTGGGGCCGCTTGTGGCGCGCGTCCTGCCGCCGATGATTGCGCTGACCACACCGTTTGTGTGGCTGGCCCGCGGTATTTCCAGCATGATTTCCAAGGGCAAGACCGGGCCCGTGCTCAATCGCGAGGAATTCTCCGCGCTGGCCGACTCGCTGGTAAAAGCGGGGCTTTTCGACACCAAGGAATCAAACGTCCTGACCAACCTGCTGCGATTTGGATCGCTTCGGGCGATCGACATCATGACGCCGCGCACGGTGGTCTTTGCCTTTCCCGAGGGAACGACCGTGGGGGAGGCGCTCGAGGACGAATCGAAGCTGCGCTTCTCACGCATTCCGATCTACCGCGACACGCTCGACAACATCACGGGCTTCGTGCTCAAGCACGACATGCTGCTGGAACTCGCACGCGGCAGCCGTGACACGCCGCTGGAAACCCTAAAGCGTCCCATGCGCGTTGTGCCGGAAATGACCCGCGTGACCGATCTGTTCGATCAGATGATCCGCAAGGGCGAGCACCTGGTGCTGCTGGCCGGCGAGTATGGGGAAACCTCCGGCGTCGTCACGATGGAAGACATCGTGGAGACCCTGCTGGGCATGGAGATCGTCGACGAAATCGATGAGGTGCAGGACATGCAGGCCCTTGCGCGCAAGAAGTGGCAGGAACGCGCCGAGCGCATGGGCGTGGTGGTCAATGAGTCCTCCCCCGAAAAGGGCGATGTGCCCGGCGAAGACTAATCCTTCTTCTTTTTCTTTTCTTCCTTCTCAGCCTTCTTTGCCGCCTTTTCCCGGCGCTTGAGCTCTACTCCGATGGCCTCGTTGAGGGTCTCGATGACCTTTACGCGGCCCCAGTACTTGTGTTCGTTCTCGACGATGGTCCAGGGCGCATAGGTCGTGGACGTGCGCTCGAGCATGTCGGAGACGGCTTCCTTGTAGAGTTCCCACTTCTTGCGATTGCGCCAGTCCTCGTCGGTGAGCTTGTACTCCTTGAGCGGGTCCTTCTCGCGTTCCTTGAAGCGGCGAAGCTGTTCCTCTTTCGAAACGTGAATCCAGTATTTCACGATGACCGTTCCGAAGTCGGCGAGCTGGTGCTCGAACTCGTTGATCTCGCGGAATGAGCGCTTCCACTCTTCCTCGGTGCAGAAACCCTCCACGCGCTCTACCAGCAGGCGCCCGTACCAGGAGCGATCGAAGAGCTCCAGGTGTCCGGCTTTGGGAATGCGGCGCCAGAATCGCCAGAGGTAGTGGTGAGCCTTCTCCTCGTCGGTGGGCGCGGCCACGGCGGTCACGCGGTAGGAGCGCGGGTCGAGGCTGCGCAGCAGGCGCTTGATGGTGCCGCCCTTGCCGGCGGCGTCCCAGCCCTCAAATGCGGTGACGATGGGGATGCGGTACTCGTAACAGGCGTTGAGGTTGTGGCGCAGCTCTACCTGGGCGCTGCGCAGACGCTGCTCGTATTCCTCTTCGTCCAGGGTGAGGGTCAGATCGGCGCGGTCGAGAATGGTCGGCACCTGCGCGAGCAGTCTGCTCTCCTGCGTGCGCTTGGCCGGGGCGTGCTTGATGTTGTGCTGGCGTACTCTCTCGCGTTCCAGCGCGTCGCGCACTTCCTGGATGAAGATCTCGAAAATCTTCACCCGCCGGAAAAAGCGCTTGTTGGAGGGCACGATGTTCCAGGGTGCCGGTGCGGTGGAGGTTTCCTCGAGCATCTCCTCGATAGCTTCGAGGTATTCTTCGTAGCGGTGATGGCGTTTCCAGTGCTCCTTGGTGATGCGCCACTGTTCGAACTCGTCCTTCTCGAATTCCTTGAAGCGCTTTTTCTGCTCACTCTCGCTGATGTGCAGGAAATACTTGAGAATCAGCGTGCCGTCGTCGGCGAGCTGGCGCTCGAATTCATTGATCTGCCGGTAGCGCTGTCGCACGTCCTCTCGCAGATCGTCGGGTTCGACCCGCGCGTTGAGGCAGGATCGGTACCAGGACTGGTCGAAGATGGCGATTTCCCCGCGGCGCGGCAGTTTGTTCCAGAAGCGCCAGAGGAAAGGGTAGAAGGCTTCCTCGGGCGAGGGATTGAAAATGGCGTGGGTCTCGATGTGCCGCGGGTCGAGGGCGTCGCCGAATTTCGAGACCGCATCGTCCATGCCGGCCGCCTGCCAGCCCGAGAGCACGATGACAATCGGGATCTTCGCCTCGCGCGCGGCCCACTGCAGGCGCCGGACCTCCAGCTCGAGCTGGGGCAGAAGCTCCTGGTAGCTTTCCTTGGTGATGTTGGCTTTCAGGTCGACAAGTTCGAGCATTGCGGCATTCTCCCGGGCAAATCGGGCTTGCGCCAACAGGCAAAATCGCCTGTGCTGGCCTGATCCGTCCAATCTGCGCGGAATTCCACTTGCGCGCCATGACGGAAATCAGTTCCATTGTGGTGGAGGAAATTCCCGTGGCCAAGCGGAAGAAAAGCGGTCTGCGGCACTGGATGCAGGAGGCCTCGCGCCTGCGTGCGGCAGCGCTGGAGGACCTGGACGAGGCGACCGTCCACGACCTGCGCGTGGCGCTTCGGCGTTGCCGGGCGATGGTGCAAACCATCCGGGAGATCGACGACGATCCGGGCTGGCAGAAGCTCAACCGAGCTGCCCGGGAGATCTTTCAGGCCCTTGGCGAGCTGCGTGACACGCAGGTGCAGCTCCTGTGGCTCCAGCACCTGAGCACCGGC contains:
- a CDS encoding HlyC/CorC family transporter, whose product is MGLLLTYIGAALVVSFLCSILEAVLLSLTPSYIATLENRGNAAGAKLRALKEDIDRPLAAILTLNTIANTVGASGAGAQALHLFGEGSVAIVSAALTFAILVGSEIIPKTLGAVYWKPLGPLVARVLPPMIALTTPFVWLARGISSMISKGKTGPVLNREEFSALADSLVKAGLFDTKESNVLTNLLRFGSLRAIDIMTPRTVVFAFPEGTTVGEALEDESKLRFSRIPIYRDTLDNITGFVLKHDMLLELARGSRDTPLETLKRPMRVVPEMTRVTDLFDQMIRKGEHLVLLAGEYGETSGVVTMEDIVETLLGMEIVDEIDEVQDMQALARKKWQERAERMGVVVNESSPEKGDVPGED
- the pap gene encoding polyphosphate:AMP phosphotransferase, coding for MLELVDLKANITKESYQELLPQLELEVRRLQWAAREAKIPIVIVLSGWQAAGMDDAVSKFGDALDPRHIETHAIFNPSPEEAFYPFLWRFWNKLPRRGEIAIFDQSWYRSCLNARVEPDDLREDVRQRYRQINEFERQLADDGTLILKYFLHISESEQKKRFKEFEKDEFEQWRITKEHWKRHHRYEEYLEAIEEMLEETSTAPAPWNIVPSNKRFFRRVKIFEIFIQEVRDALERERVRQHNIKHAPAKRTQESRLLAQVPTILDRADLTLTLDEEEYEQRLRSAQVELRHNLNACYEYRIPIVTAFEGWDAAGKGGTIKRLLRSLDPRSYRVTAVAAPTDEEKAHHYLWRFWRRIPKAGHLELFDRSWYGRLLVERVEGFCTEEEWKRSFREINEFEHQLADFGTVIVKYWIHVSKEEQLRRFKEREKDPLKEYKLTDEDWRNRKKWELYKEAVSDMLERTSTTYAPWTIVENEHKYWGRVKVIETLNEAIGVELKRREKAAKKAEKEEKKKKKD
- a CDS encoding CHAD domain-containing protein translates to MTEISSIVVEEIPVAKRKKSGLRHWMQEASRLRAAALEDLDEATVHDLRVALRRCRAMVQTIREIDDDPGWQKLNRAAREIFQALGELRDTQVQLLWLQHLSTGEDILATRLQGHLQKRERELRALARQVIEVFDEKRWEKWTEKFPQRLTKLAGNVLAFEELAQRRLEEIESLDTKAAFERDEERYH